In Burkholderia lata, the DNA window ATCGCCGGCAAGTATGCGGCGCGCAGCGACGCCGTCGATTACCTCGCTCAGTCGATCGTGAAAGGCAGCGTCGGCGTATGGGGCAGCGTGCCGATGCCCGCCAATACGCAACTGACGAGCAGCGAAGCCCATACGCTCGCGCAATGGGTGCTGTCGGTGCGCTGAACCGGACCGGAGGAATAGCCACCCTGCCGGATTCCGCCGACTGGCAGACATGCCCCGGCTGACCCGTGCCGTGCCTCGCCGGCAGCTTCGCCGGCTTCTACTCGAATCGCACCCCGTTTTTCACCGGGACGTCCGCGCGCTTAGCCGGAATGACCGGCGCGGCGGCGTGCGATCTCTTCGTCGACCGCGTCGCGGACCCAGCCCATCACCTCGGTTTCCAGCGCGAGGGCCACTTCACGCGTGATCTGGCCGACCAGCCAGGCCGAATGCTCATGCAGCGCGTCGCGACAGCGGGCTTCGATCGCGTCGCGCCCTTCCCCCGTCAGATAGTTCGTCAGGCGATTGCGCAGGCGCTCGGCGATGTGCTGGGCATCTTCCGGCGTCAGTCCGGCTGCAGCCTGCGCATCCGGCTGCGGCGCGGCGGCCGGCACGACGGCTTCCGGCAGGTGCGCTTCATGCACGTGCCCCACCGCCTCGTGTGCCACCGCGGCGAACGCGGGTTGCGGCACGTCGTCGTCGGTCAGCGACGACGGCAGCGGCGCACTCATTGCCGCCGAATCTTCGGCGACCACATGCTCCGTGGCGCCGGGTTCGGCCGGCGCGTCGGTCTCGCCCATCGCCGCCGCAGCGGCCGTCGCCACGTCGCCCGGCAGTTCGACCGCCGGCACGTGCGGCGTCGGCACGGGTTCGACCACGACGGAATCGGGGTCAAGTGCACTTTGTGCGGAATCGACCGGTGCCGCACCTGCGGCGTGCGGCGCGACCACGTCGGTGAGCACCGGAATCGCCGCGCTGACAGGCGGCTGCGGTGCATCGGGCGCGGGCGTGCGCGCCGGCACCGGCTTGCCCGGCACCAGCACGTCGGTCAGTGTCGGGATCGAGGATGAATCGGCTTCTGTCACGGGAACACTCCGTTGACGGTTGCGGCTAGCTGCCCTGCTTGTAGTTGTTCAGCGCGTAGCCGCGGTCGCGGTAGAACCGGTAGCGGTCGCGGCCCGCGGCCAGCTCGTCCGGCGCGTTTCCGACCACTTCGAGCAGGCGCTCGAAGCGGGCGAACTGCGCGGGTACGGCTGCGCCGAGGTTCAGCAGCACGTGATGATGCGGTGTGCGGTCGAGATCCGCGGCCAGCACGATCGGCGTGCCGGCTGCGTGCTCGCTGTCGACACCGCAATGCGGGATGAAATCGAGCGGCGAGAACGTCCAGAGCCGCTCGTCGAGCGCGCGCAGTCGCGCGGGCTCGGCGAGCACGACGACCGGCTGCCCGGCCAGGTAGGCCTTGCGCAGCAGCCGGCACGCGTACGCGAGCGAATCGCCGACGTTCGAGTGGAAATCGATTCGCGTCATTGCCCGCGTACCCGCAGCGTCGTCAACACCGCCATCACTGGCCGGCGCGGTCGATCAGGAACTGCGCGAGCAGCGGCACCGGACGGCCCGTCGCACCCTTCGCCGCCCCACCCTTCCAGGCGGTGCCCGCGATGTCGAGGTGGGCCCACGGATAGCTCTCGGTGAAGCGCGACAGGAAGCACGCGGCCGTCACGGCGCCGGCCGGGCGCCCGCCGATGTTCGCGAGATCCGCGAAATTCGACTTCAGCTGATCCTGGTACTCGTCGTCGAGCGGCATGCGCCATGCCGGGTCGTTCGCTTCGCGCGACGCGTCGAGCAGTTCGCCCGCGAGCGCGTCGTCCGTCGAGAACAGGCCGCTGTTGTGGCCGCCCAGCGCGATCACGCACGCGCCCGTCAGCGTGGCCACGTCGATCACGGCGGCCGGCTTGAAGCGTTCGGCATACGTGAGCGCGTCGCACAGGATCAGACGGCCTTCGGCGTCGGTGTTCAGCACCTCGATCGTCAGGCCCTTCATGCTGGTGACGATGTCGCCCGGCTTCGTCGCGTTGCCGCCCGGCATGTTCTCGCAGGTCGGCACGATCGCGACGACGTTGATCTTCAGGCCCATCTCGGCGACCGCACGCATCGTGCCGAGCACGGAACCCGCGCCGCACATGTCGTACTTCATCTCGTCCATGCCCTCGCCCGGCTTCAGCGAGATGCCGCCCGTGTCGAACGTGATGCCCTTGCCGACCAGCACGACCGGCGCGGCCTTCGCGGCGGCGCCCTGGTAGTGCAGCACGATGAACTGCGGCGGCTCGACCGACGCGCGCGCGACCGACAGGAACGAGCCCATCTTCAGCGCCTGGATCTGCTTGAGGCCGAGCACTTCCGCCTTCAGGCCCCAATCCTTCGCGATCTTCTTCGCGGTGTTGCCGAGGTAGGTCGGCGTGCAGACGTTGCCCGGCAGGTTGCCGAGGTCGCGGGTGAGATCCATCCCGTTCGCGAGCGCGACGGCCTGCTTGACCGCGACCTTCGCGGCCTTTTCGTCGGACGGATCGACGCTGAACACGACGCGCTTGAGCGTGTGCGACGCCGGTTCCGGCTTGCTCTTCATCTGCGTGAAGCGGTACGTCTCGTTGCGCAGCGCGAGAATCGCGGCGCGCACGCCCCAGTCGGAGCTGCGCTCGTCGACCGGCAGTTGCGCGAGCGTGAACGTGACCTGGACGACCTTGGTCGCCAGCAGCGCGCGCCATGCGGCCGTCACGGCATCGTTATAGGCTTTCTGATTGAAAGCATCCTGCTTGCCGAGGCCGACGAGCAGCACGCGCGACGCGCCGATGCCCGACACTTCGTGCAGGAACAGCGTCTTGCCGCGCTTGCCGTCCATGTCGCCGGCCTTGATCACGCGCGAAATCAGCCCCTTGGTGGCCGTGTCGATGTCGAGCGCCGCGCCCGACAGGGTCTGCGCCTCGAAGATGCCGAGCACGATGCAGTCGGACTTCCCGGTCAGGAACCCCTTCGCCTCGCCTTTGCTCCAATCACAGCCTTTTATGCTAAAGTCCATCGCGCTTGTCCTCGGATAAAATCTGGGCTAAGGATGAAAGCCGCAATTATCCGCTATTTTTCCCGTGGCGGCGCGAGCGCTCCACCACGCGTGCGCAGCCTCCCGCCCTCTTCTCATCAAGAATGATCTTCGAACGCTCCCTCCAGCGCGAGCTTGCGTATACGGCTGGCGCCGTGTTCATGGTGCTGCTCACGATCATGCTCACGACGATGATGATCCGCATCGTCGGCTACGCCGCGTCCGGTGAAATCGATCCGCGGGACGTCCTCGTGCTGATCGGCCTCACCGTGATCGGCTACCTCGCCGTGATGCTCGTCGTCACGCTGTTCGTGTCGATCCTGTTCGTGCTGACCCGGTGGTACCGGGACTCCGAAATGGTCGTGTGGCTCGCGTCGGGCGTGAGCCTCACGCGCCTCATCAAGCCGATCGGCGTGTTTGCCACGCCGATCATCCTGCTGATCGCCTTCTTCGCATTCGTCGGCTGGCCGTGGTCGAACCAGCAAAGCAAGATGATCAAGGCACGCTTCCAGCAGCGCGACGAGATCTCGCTGCTCGCGCCGGGCCAGTTCCGCGAGTCGGCCACGAACCACCGCGTGTTCTTCATCGAGAAGATGACGCCCGACCAGAGCAAGGTGCAGAACGTGTTCGTGACCTCGACCGAGAACGGCAAGGTCAACGTGGTCGTGTCGCAGACAGGCCATACGGAAACGCGCGACGGCAGCCGCTTCGTCGTCCTGGAGGACGGCCGCCGCTACGACGGCACGCCCGGCCAGCCGAACTTCAAGATCATGGAGTTCGAGCGCTACGGCGTGAAGATCACGAGCACCCCGGTCACCAACGTGCCGACCACCAACAGCACGCCGACGCCGGACCTGCTGCGCAACCCGACGAACGACAACCTCGCGGAATTCGCGTGGCGCGCGGGACTGCCGCTGATCGCGATCAACCTGATGGTGCTCGGCATTCCGCTGTCGTACCAGAACCCGCGCCGCAGCCGCACGATCAACCTCGTGATGGCCGTGCTGATCTACCTCACGTACTCGAACCTGCTGAACGTGGTGCAGTCGCAGATCGAACAGGGCAAGATGTCGTTCGGTGTCGGGCTCGTTGGCCTGCATCTGGTCGTCGCGGTGATCGTCGCGTTCATCTTCTGGTTGCGCGTGCGCAATCGTCCGCTGTTTACACGCGCGCTGTTCGGCCGCTCGGGAGCATGATCGATGCGGCTCTATGAAAAGTACTTCGCGCGGCAGATCTACGTCACGTTCGTCTTCATCCTGTTCGCGTTCTCGGGCCTGTTCTTCTTCTTCGACCTGATCAGCGAACTGAACTCGGTCGGGCACGGCAACTACAAGTTCGGCTACGCGGTATTGCGCGTCGCGCTGCAGACCCCGTCGCGCTTCTACGAAATCATCCCGGTCGCCGCGCTGATCAGTGCGATCTATGTGTTCGCGCAGATGGCCGCGAACTCGGAATTCACGATCTTCCGCGTGTCGGGCCTCGCGACCAACCAGGCGCTGCGCTCGCTCCTGAAGATCGGCGTGCCGCTCGTGATCATCACCTACCTGATCGGTGAATTCGTCGGCCCGTATGCCGACCAGCTGTCCGAACGCGTGCGGCTGCAGGCGCTCGGCGCGTCGGTGTCGTCGAACTTCCAGTCGGGCGTGTGGGTGAAGGACACGCTCGCGGCCCGTGAAAACGGCGAGCAGGTCACGCGCTTCGTCAACGTCGGCAGCCTGTCGCCCGACTCGACGATCAGCAACGTGCGCATCTACGAATTCGATTCGAAATTCCAGCTGCGCAACGTGCGAATCGCGCAGACGGGCCGCTACGAGCCGCCCGGCCACTGGCTGCTGAAGGGCGTCACCGAAACCGAGCTGACGCCGATCAAGCCGATCAGCGGCCAGCCGGCCGACGCGCTGAACCCCGTGTACCGGTCGCAACAGGTATCGCTGCCCGAATACCGGCTGCGCTCGGACCTGACGCCGCAGATCCTGTCGGTGCTGCTCGTGTCGCCGGAGCGCATGTCGATCATCAACCTGTTCCGCTACATCCAGCACTTGCGCGAAAATCAGCAGGACACGCAGCGCTACGACATCGCGCTGTGGCGCAAGCTGCTGTATCCGTTCGCCGTGTTCGTGATGCTCGTGCTGTCGCTGCCGTTCGCGTACCTGCACACGCGTGCGGGCGTGGTCGGCGTGAAGGTGTTCGGCGGCATCATGCTCGGCATGAGCTTCCAGCTCCTCAATACGCTGTTCTCGCACATCGGCACGCTGAACACGTGGCCCGCGCCGCTCACCGCGGCCACGCCGGGCCTGATCTATCTCGCGCTCGGCCTGTTCGCGCTCAAGTGGGTCGACCGGCACTGAGCGCCGCGTCACGACGGAGGCTTCGACATGAGTTCGCACGGCATCGTCCTGTTCGGCCACGGCGCCCGCGACCCGCGCTGGGCTGAGCCGTTCGAGCGGCTCGCCGCACGGCTGCGCGGCGCCCCCTCCCCCGCTGCACACGTGTCGCTCGCGTTCCTCGAGCTGATGACGCCGTCGCTCGGTGATGCGATCGCCGCGCAGGTCGCGGCCGGCTGCTCGCACATCACCGTGGTGCCCGTGTTCTTCGGCCAGGGCGGCCATGTCCGCCGCGACCTGCCGCAGCTCGTCGACGCATGCCGCGCCGCGCATCCCGGTGTCGAGATCCGCTGCGCGACGGCCGTTGGCGAAGACGACGGCGTGCTCGACGCGATCGCGCTCTACTGCATCGACCAGATCGGCGACGGCGCGTAACTCACGCCGTCACGGCCCACAAAGAAAAAGCGCTGGCTTCCGCCAGCGCTTTTTTTCGTTCGGGACTCCAGCCGGATTCCGCTCAGGCCGCATTTCGCAGCGCATCACCCGCCTTTGCCTGCCCGGCGCGCTCGGCGAACGCATCGCCGATCATCAGCAGGCTCGGTTCCGCAGGATCGAGCCACGCCTGCGCGTCGCCCGCCGCCATCTGCGCGAGCGTCAGCGTCAACGTGCGTTCGCGCGCGGTGCTGCACGCCTCGACGATCGCCACGGGCGTCGCCGGCGCACGGCCCGCGTCGATCAGTTCCTGCGCGATGCCGGGTGCGCTGTCGCGGCCCATGTAATAGACCATCGAATCGGCGCGCGCGGCTTCGCGAATCTCGTCGCTGCCCGGCGCACGGCTGTGCGTCGCGAACGCGACGCTGCGCGACACGCCGCGCAACGTCAGCGAACGCTTCAGCGTCGCGGCCCCGGCCAGCGCCGCGGTGATGCCCGGCACGACCTCGTAGTCGATGCCGGCTGCTTCCAGCGCGCGCATCTCCTCTTCGGCACGACCGAACAGCATCGGGTCGCCGCCCTTCAGCCGCACGACATGCGCATGCTCGCGTGCCGCATCGACGATCTGCTTGTTGATGAAGTGCTGCGCGGTCGAGCGCTGCCCGCAGCGCTTGCCGACCGCGATCCGGCGCGCATTCGGCGCGTAATCGAGCATCGCGGGCTCGACGAGCGCGTCGTGCAGCACGACGTCCGCCTGTGCGAGCAGCCGCGCGCCGCGCACCGTGATGAGGTCGGCCGCGCCCGGCCCTGCTCCGATCAGATACACCTTGCCCATGTTTGTCGCTTCGCCTTCCAGCGGGCGTCGGCTCCGGTCCGCGCCGCTGCAAAGCGGCGCGGCTTCCCGGTTACGCCGAGAACGCCCGGATCATCCCTGCGGCGACCGTGTGGTGCGTCGCCTCGTCGATCAGCACGA includes these proteins:
- a CDS encoding DNA polymerase III subunit chi, which produces MTRIDFHSNVGDSLAYACRLLRKAYLAGQPVVVLAEPARLRALDERLWTFSPLDFIPHCGVDSEHAAGTPIVLAADLDRTPHHHVLLNLGAAVPAQFARFERLLEVVGNAPDELAAGRDRYRFYRDRGYALNNYKQGS
- a CDS encoding DUF2486 family protein, with amino-acid sequence MTEADSSSIPTLTDVLVPGKPVPARTPAPDAPQPPVSAAIPVLTDVVAPHAAGAAPVDSAQSALDPDSVVVEPVPTPHVPAVELPGDVATAAAAAMGETDAPAEPGATEHVVAEDSAAMSAPLPSSLTDDDVPQPAFAAVAHEAVGHVHEAHLPEAVVPAAAPQPDAQAAAGLTPEDAQHIAERLRNRLTNYLTGEGRDAIEARCRDALHEHSAWLVGQITREVALALETEVMGWVRDAVDEEIARRRAGHSG
- the cobA gene encoding uroporphyrinogen-III C-methyltransferase, whose product is MGKVYLIGAGPGAADLITVRGARLLAQADVVLHDALVEPAMLDYAPNARRIAVGKRCGQRSTAQHFINKQIVDAAREHAHVVRLKGGDPMLFGRAEEEMRALEAAGIDYEVVPGITAALAGAATLKRSLTLRGVSRSVAFATHSRAPGSDEIREAARADSMVYYMGRDSAPGIAQELIDAGRAPATPVAIVEACSTARERTLTLTLAQMAAGDAQAWLDPAEPSLLMIGDAFAERAGQAKAGDALRNAA
- a CDS encoding sirohydrochlorin chelatase, yielding MSSHGIVLFGHGARDPRWAEPFERLAARLRGAPSPAAHVSLAFLELMTPSLGDAIAAQVAAGCSHITVVPVFFGQGGHVRRDLPQLVDACRAAHPGVEIRCATAVGEDDGVLDAIALYCIDQIGDGA
- a CDS encoding leucyl aminopeptidase encodes the protein MDFSIKGCDWSKGEAKGFLTGKSDCIVLGIFEAQTLSGAALDIDTATKGLISRVIKAGDMDGKRGKTLFLHEVSGIGASRVLLVGLGKQDAFNQKAYNDAVTAAWRALLATKVVQVTFTLAQLPVDERSSDWGVRAAILALRNETYRFTQMKSKPEPASHTLKRVVFSVDPSDEKAAKVAVKQAVALANGMDLTRDLGNLPGNVCTPTYLGNTAKKIAKDWGLKAEVLGLKQIQALKMGSFLSVARASVEPPQFIVLHYQGAAAKAAPVVLVGKGITFDTGGISLKPGEGMDEMKYDMCGAGSVLGTMRAVAEMGLKINVVAIVPTCENMPGGNATKPGDIVTSMKGLTIEVLNTDAEGRLILCDALTYAERFKPAAVIDVATLTGACVIALGGHNSGLFSTDDALAGELLDASREANDPAWRMPLDDEYQDQLKSNFADLANIGGRPAGAVTAACFLSRFTESYPWAHLDIAGTAWKGGAAKGATGRPVPLLAQFLIDRAGQ
- the lptF gene encoding LPS export ABC transporter permease LptF, whose protein sequence is MIFERSLQRELAYTAGAVFMVLLTIMLTTMMIRIVGYAASGEIDPRDVLVLIGLTVIGYLAVMLVVTLFVSILFVLTRWYRDSEMVVWLASGVSLTRLIKPIGVFATPIILLIAFFAFVGWPWSNQQSKMIKARFQQRDEISLLAPGQFRESATNHRVFFIEKMTPDQSKVQNVFVTSTENGKVNVVVSQTGHTETRDGSRFVVLEDGRRYDGTPGQPNFKIMEFERYGVKITSTPVTNVPTTNSTPTPDLLRNPTNDNLAEFAWRAGLPLIAINLMVLGIPLSYQNPRRSRTINLVMAVLIYLTYSNLLNVVQSQIEQGKMSFGVGLVGLHLVVAVIVAFIFWLRVRNRPLFTRALFGRSGA
- a CDS encoding c-type cytochrome, whose amino-acid sequence is MKHSILRVLLATLLIGSAAAARADQADGLALAQRKNCMACHAISKPLMGPSFRDIAGKYAARSDAVDYLAQSIVKGSVGVWGSVPMPANTQLTSSEAHTLAQWVLSVR
- the lptG gene encoding LPS export ABC transporter permease LptG, producing MRLYEKYFARQIYVTFVFILFAFSGLFFFFDLISELNSVGHGNYKFGYAVLRVALQTPSRFYEIIPVAALISAIYVFAQMAANSEFTIFRVSGLATNQALRSLLKIGVPLVIITYLIGEFVGPYADQLSERVRLQALGASVSSNFQSGVWVKDTLAARENGEQVTRFVNVGSLSPDSTISNVRIYEFDSKFQLRNVRIAQTGRYEPPGHWLLKGVTETELTPIKPISGQPADALNPVYRSQQVSLPEYRLRSDLTPQILSVLLVSPERMSIINLFRYIQHLRENQQDTQRYDIALWRKLLYPFAVFVMLVLSLPFAYLHTRAGVVGVKVFGGIMLGMSFQLLNTLFSHIGTLNTWPAPLTAATPGLIYLALGLFALKWVDRH